Proteins encoded in a region of the Polyangiaceae bacterium genome:
- a CDS encoding NAD(P)-dependent oxidoreductase, whose translation MKVLVADRLADASLDEMRTLGVQVEYRPDLESDALASALEDVNVLIVRGTPVDARAMKAGRALNLIIRAGAGTGKIDVKTASERGIYVANCPGKNAMAVAELTMTLIGCLDRRLPDAVNSLRGGKWEKEEFAKAQGLQGRTLGIAGFGHVGKAVAKIARAYDMRVAAWSRSLTPHRAAEHDVIYVGSLMELARQSHVFSVHLELTERTQGIISRKVIEALPDGALFVNTARAELVDWTALEELAPKKKLRIGLDVLPKEPGTRIGVYANSLLDNTFVYASPHIGASTDEGQVAIANETVRILRGFIVKGDVPNVINISMATSARYQLVVRHLDKVGALANVLNVLKRHGINLQELENTVFEGGHAGCAKIRTDTRPSEACLREIMAFSDEVLHVDLVTLPNLA comes from the coding sequence ATGAAGGTGCTCGTGGCGGATCGGCTGGCGGATGCCAGCCTGGATGAAATGCGGACCTTGGGTGTTCAGGTCGAGTACCGCCCTGACCTCGAGTCGGACGCCTTGGCCAGCGCGCTCGAGGACGTGAACGTGCTCATCGTTCGTGGCACTCCGGTGGACGCTCGGGCGATGAAAGCCGGACGTGCGCTCAACCTGATCATTCGCGCGGGCGCCGGCACAGGCAAGATCGACGTGAAGACTGCCAGCGAGCGCGGGATCTACGTCGCGAACTGCCCAGGCAAGAACGCGATGGCGGTGGCAGAGCTGACCATGACGCTGATCGGATGCCTGGATCGGCGACTACCCGACGCGGTCAACAGCCTGCGCGGAGGCAAGTGGGAAAAAGAGGAGTTCGCCAAAGCGCAGGGGCTTCAGGGCCGGACCCTCGGCATCGCAGGGTTTGGCCACGTGGGCAAAGCCGTGGCGAAGATCGCGCGCGCCTACGACATGCGCGTCGCGGCGTGGAGTCGGTCCCTCACACCGCATCGCGCGGCGGAGCACGACGTCATCTATGTCGGCAGCCTGATGGAGCTGGCGCGCCAGAGTCACGTTTTCTCGGTGCACTTGGAGCTGACGGAACGCACTCAGGGCATCATTTCTCGCAAGGTGATCGAGGCACTTCCTGACGGCGCCCTGTTCGTGAACACGGCACGCGCGGAGTTGGTCGACTGGACGGCTCTCGAAGAGCTGGCACCGAAGAAGAAGCTGCGCATTGGTCTCGACGTACTGCCCAAGGAACCGGGCACGCGCATCGGCGTGTATGCCAATAGCCTGCTCGACAACACCTTCGTGTACGCGTCGCCCCACATCGGAGCCTCCACGGACGAGGGACAGGTGGCCATCGCCAACGAGACCGTCCGCATCCTGCGCGGGTTCATCGTCAAGGGTGACGTGCCCAACGTGATCAACATCAGCATGGCGACCAGCGCTCGCTACCAGCTCGTGGTTCGTCACCTGGACAAGGTCGGGGCGCTGGCGAACGTGCTCAACGTGCTCAAACGCCACGGCATCAACCTCCAGGAGCTGGAAAACACCGTGTTCGAGGGCGGGCACGCTGGTTGCGCCAAGATCCGCACCGACACTCGCCCTAGCGAAGCTTGCCTGCGGGAAATCATGGCGTTTTCCGACGAGGTTTTGCACGTGGATCTGGTCACCCTGCCGAACCTGGCCTGA
- the nusA gene encoding transcription termination factor NusA, which produces MAAQAGYDVDLGGIVEQVAQEKGIDKQILVETMEAAILKAAQAAFGPNRELEARFNDESGQIDLFQYMTVVEEVDDPEREIALSIAQKHGLEADIGEELGFQVFWHPKDADKAKQQDKEFGAVLDMRQARNAFGRIAAQTAKQVLLQRVRDAERDIIFNEYRDRQGQLIRGIVRRFERGHNIIVDLGRTEGVLPHREQTPRETYRPGDRIVAYVKNIDREARGPMIILSRSAPDLVVKLFEAEVPEIYEGIVKIVSVAREAGSRSKIAVTTRDSDVDPVGACVGIKGSRVQAVVQELRGEKIDIVPFDKDPARYIINAIQPAEVNKVIVDEADHRMELVVPDEKLSLAIGRKGQNVRLASHLTGWKLDIISESKFRQMEEESLAALKDIDGVDEDLARAMYRLGFRALEEIAEATVEELVPIQGVGTPEAAVDLKGRAESTMERLRKQRIDEASQRAEPLTEREKLRFVRGVGLRTLQLLEEAGYKTVLELVKEDPDRLAIRTGLGIKKARQVQQGAGYFLEREAREIEVARSEWASRNATQPEATGAEGTAEVNAEE; this is translated from the coding sequence ATGGCAGCGCAAGCAGGCTACGACGTCGATCTCGGGGGAATTGTCGAACAGGTCGCCCAAGAGAAGGGCATCGACAAGCAAATCCTCGTCGAGACCATGGAGGCGGCGATTCTCAAGGCCGCCCAGGCCGCGTTTGGACCGAACCGCGAGCTCGAAGCGCGCTTCAACGACGAAAGTGGTCAGATCGACTTGTTTCAGTACATGACGGTGGTGGAAGAGGTGGACGATCCCGAGCGAGAGATTGCACTGTCCATCGCCCAGAAGCACGGCTTGGAGGCGGACATCGGTGAGGAGCTGGGCTTCCAGGTGTTTTGGCACCCGAAGGACGCGGACAAGGCGAAGCAGCAGGACAAAGAGTTCGGCGCCGTGCTCGACATGCGCCAGGCGCGCAACGCCTTTGGGCGCATCGCTGCCCAGACCGCCAAGCAGGTGCTATTGCAGCGCGTTCGCGACGCGGAGCGTGACATCATCTTCAACGAGTACCGCGATCGCCAAGGGCAGCTGATCCGCGGCATCGTGCGCCGCTTCGAGCGCGGTCACAACATCATCGTCGACTTGGGGCGCACCGAGGGCGTGCTGCCCCATCGCGAGCAGACGCCGCGCGAGACCTACCGTCCGGGGGATCGCATCGTGGCCTACGTGAAGAACATCGACCGCGAGGCCCGCGGACCGATGATCATTCTGAGCCGCAGCGCGCCCGACCTGGTGGTGAAGCTGTTCGAGGCTGAAGTCCCGGAGATCTACGAGGGCATCGTCAAGATCGTCAGCGTGGCGCGCGAGGCGGGTTCTCGCAGCAAGATTGCAGTGACGACGCGGGACTCGGATGTCGACCCGGTGGGCGCATGCGTGGGCATCAAGGGCTCTCGCGTGCAAGCCGTGGTGCAAGAGCTGCGAGGCGAGAAGATCGACATCGTGCCCTTCGACAAGGACCCGGCGCGCTACATCATCAACGCGATTCAGCCTGCGGAAGTGAACAAGGTCATCGTGGACGAAGCCGACCATCGCATGGAGCTGGTCGTGCCCGACGAGAAGTTGAGCCTCGCCATCGGCCGCAAGGGCCAGAACGTGCGTCTGGCGTCGCACCTCACCGGCTGGAAGCTGGACATCATCAGCGAGAGCAAGTTCCGCCAGATGGAGGAGGAGTCCCTAGCGGCGCTCAAGGACATCGACGGTGTGGACGAAGACCTGGCGCGGGCCATGTATCGCTTGGGTTTCCGCGCGCTGGAAGAAATCGCGGAAGCTACGGTGGAGGAGCTGGTGCCCATCCAGGGTGTCGGCACACCAGAAGCGGCCGTGGACTTGAAGGGCCGCGCCGAAAGCACGATGGAGCGCCTGCGCAAGCAGCGCATCGACGAGGCATCGCAGCGGGCCGAGCCCCTGACGGAGCGCGAGAAGCTACGTTTCGTGCGCGGCGTGGGTCTGCGCACGCTCCAGCTGTTGGAGGAGGCTGGTTACAAGACGGTGCTGGAGCTGGTGAAGGAAGATCCCGACCGGCTCGCCATTCGCACGGGACTCGGTATCAAGAAGGCTCGCCAGGTGCAGCAAGGCGCCGGCTACTTCTTGGAACGCGAGGCTCGTGAGATCGAGGTTGCCCGTTCGGAGTGGGCATCGCGAAATGCAACGCAGCCCGAGGCCACAGGGGCCGAGGGTACTGCGGAGGTCAACGCAGAGGAGTGA
- the rimP gene encoding ribosome maturation factor RimP, producing MHVAHERLKGLDRDRIMAIVEPVLRAHHVEGVELIWRTDQGGWVLELTVERPDTRVPGEGITIDVCSDISRDLSAAFDAEDVIPARYRLEVGSPGLDRALYSARDYERFAGQLAKLKLREPLDTHGRVLRGTLHGLDEGGQVQVETESGLLSLALEAIESGRLEFAWSKGTPKTHKPKGGKARRKSAGRGK from the coding sequence ATGCACGTAGCACACGAAAGACTCAAAGGACTCGACCGCGATCGCATCATGGCGATCGTCGAGCCCGTGCTGCGCGCGCATCACGTCGAGGGCGTCGAGTTGATCTGGCGAACCGATCAGGGAGGTTGGGTCCTCGAGCTGACCGTGGAACGTCCCGACACCCGTGTGCCGGGTGAAGGCATCACCATCGACGTCTGCTCCGACATCTCCCGAGACCTGTCCGCTGCGTTCGATGCGGAAGACGTGATCCCCGCGCGATACCGCCTCGAGGTCGGCTCGCCGGGGCTGGATCGCGCGCTGTACTCAGCGCGCGACTACGAGCGGTTCGCTGGACAGTTGGCGAAGCTCAAGCTGCGTGAGCCCCTGGATACTCACGGTCGAGTGTTGCGCGGCACCCTGCACGGCTTGGACGAGGGCGGGCAGGTGCAGGTGGAAACGGAGTCTGGTCTTCTCAGCTTGGCGCTGGAGGCCATCGAAAGCGGGCGTCTGGAATTTGCCTGGAGCAAAGGCACGCCCAAAACGCACAAACCCAAGGGCGGCAAGGCCCGAAGGAAATCAGCTGGCCGGGGCAAGTGA
- a CDS encoding DUF448 domain-containing protein, protein MSRSPERTCVGCREAGPASAMLRLVLGPGGEVAPDLLRRAVGRGAWVHPAAACLDAAAKRGLSKAFRCAVTTSAQELHAALLGQAERRATGLLLAARRAKQLVVGTDEVERALEQDRAVLVIVASDARAAASAPGVQRAVSAGRARVFSDKANLGRWFDKSEVAVVAVLDAGLGRALIETLDVLMIPKPETPKSASRVKEDG, encoded by the coding sequence GTGAGCCGCTCCCCGGAGCGGACGTGTGTGGGTTGCCGCGAGGCAGGACCCGCGTCGGCCATGCTGCGCCTGGTGTTGGGGCCCGGTGGCGAAGTGGCGCCCGATCTTTTGCGCCGCGCCGTGGGTCGCGGGGCCTGGGTGCATCCCGCGGCCGCGTGCCTGGACGCAGCGGCGAAGCGGGGCCTCTCGAAAGCGTTCCGCTGCGCCGTCACCACGTCGGCCCAGGAGCTGCATGCGGCGCTCTTGGGACAGGCAGAACGACGGGCCACGGGGCTGCTGCTGGCGGCGCGTCGCGCGAAGCAGCTGGTAGTCGGGACCGACGAAGTAGAGCGCGCCCTGGAGCAGGATCGCGCTGTGTTGGTAATCGTGGCGAGCGACGCGCGCGCCGCCGCGAGCGCGCCAGGGGTGCAGCGCGCGGTGAGTGCCGGTAGAGCCCGAGTGTTCAGTGACAAGGCGAACCTCGGGCGCTGGTTCGACAAGAGTGAAGTAGCGGTCGTCGCCGTGCTCGATGCCGGGCTGGGGCGAGCGCTGATTGAGACGTTGGACGTGTTGATGATTCCGAAGCCCGAGACCCCGAAGTCGGCGTCTCGCGTCAAGGAGGACGGATGA